The DNA segment tataagcacaacttttcgttttttatatttataaaaaaatcgaATAAGACGAGCGATCAAatattacaagcaaaaacttaaaatcttaCTAGCCAGCACAGCCGATCGACGTCTCTCAAATTAACCAACGCTGCTAGCTCTTGGGCGAGTGACACGTCTCCCTTAATTCTTTACGTGGATCCATCGAGAAGAAGAGGATATGGATGGTTGTTGGAGAGGAGGCAAAGCCATCGCCTGAGCTGATAACGACAGCTACACGCCTTCGGTATTCCACGCGTGTATCTACTGGACGGTTGAATTTTTGGGCTCGTACCACCACGCCGCTGTCAATCACTTggtcgtttttttttaaaaaaaataagaattacccctaaactatcgcggtcgactgAATTACTCTTTGAACCCAAAAATCAAATATTACTCAGCCTAAATttttaataccggacgaattacctcCTTCGATCTAATTTGGAGTGATTTGTCCTGCGCATAGTGGTGTCGGCGGTGGAGGGCGCTACCGGGTGGCGGCTGCACGCCGCGGAGCCTGAGTTGGGGCGAACGTGGAGCTCGACGAGATTCCCTCTCTCTCGGGTGTGGGCACAGGTCGCGCGGCGGCGAACTCCGGGAAAGATGAGTGCATCGCGGATGGGTGCTCATCGGGAtacggcggaagcagcaggacagaCGACACGCGGCGCCCCCATACTCAGCTCGAGGGATGGAGATCGGTACAGCCTGCTTAGCCCGCCGCCTACCTCGGCTCCTCACCCGCCACCCGCCACGGCCTCTGTGCCCGCTCACCTCCGGCCTCGGCTCCTCGCCCGCAGCTGCCTCTGtccccgcccaccgccgcctccgtcctAGCCCGCCTCGACTCCTCTCCCACccgccgcccgcagccgccttcgCGCCCGTCAGCCGTGGCCTCTGttcaccgagagagagagggagggagagaaggagagaaaaaaattgctgacaagtgggcccatcgGTTTTTAGCTTTTGCTGATTTGTATCGCCTCGTGTGTGCCACGTAGGCTGAAAACCACTTCGAATCGAGTTAGGGTGGTAATTTATCcgattttaagagtttgggggtgtCAAATGTCCGGTATTATAGTTTATGGGGGTAAATTGTACTACcgcaatagttcggggggtgtaattcgtacttttccctttttttggttaagaaaaatctaaaaataactgATTCGATACATAAATATGTAACATACCAATTTCATCGGTTGCTCATATTTTTAATAAGCCAAAATTGCTTATTGGAGgacaaaaattaatttataaataaaacttttatatatgtgttcttagcgacttaaaagctgatttgataaaaaaatacattaaaaatatcttaatattaacttaaataaaattaagttagaaaatttgaattttggctTTGACTTATTAGGACAAGGATGAAACTATATCACTCTTCAAACATGCAAGCTCAAATCGATTTGCACGTATACaaacaaaagtaacaaatttggctataaataatactccctccatcccaaaatatttgacgccgttgactttttttaaaatttttgaccgtttgtcttattcaaaaaatttaagtaattattaattcttttcctatcatttaatttattattaactATACTTTTATgcctatatatagttttacacatttcacaaaagtttttgaacaagatgaacggtcaaacatatttaaaaaagtcaacggcgtcaaatatttgaggaaggagggagtacatacgcAATACTACCCACAGTCTAAAttactattttatttttgttttacttaTGTAAGTTCAATTTGAACTTACAAGCTTGCCATcgcatatttatttattttattaattttttaaatattatacaACATGCATGAAGCGAGGAGACGTCACCTTCTGAAACAGATATTCACCTCCCGTAGATATTCTTGTTAATCTTATGCGTGACACTTCCAATCCTataaacttttcttttttgggtgaGATAAGCATCAGGCAAAGCGAAGGACCAGCATGTGTCGCTCCCTTTTCCAATGGATAATATGccttttatttattaaaaactcGTTTTGCAAGTGATAATCTTGGCTTAATAAATGGGAGCAGAGGGAGAGTGAGACACCACCGCCTCTTGATTCTTTCAAGATTTCACATGTTTGAATTTGAGCAGTCCGTTTTTCATGACAACATGTAGAAGAGGATTTCTATCtctttcattatcttaaaaaaaagtactaaaAAAACCACTCAGCCTTGCTCTCACGTTAGATCAAAATCCGGCGGTTCAGATGGAGCCACGTGTCAGTTGGAGTATCCATGCTCTCCGGGTAAGAAAATGGAGGCCATACCGAACCATCCCTACACAACCGGTCCTGATCATTGGATTGAATGATTTGTACAAATAACTCCAGGAATTAGTGGAGTAATAGAGTAATTAGGAGTACTAGTAGATGCAAGGCATTGATGACTGGATATGTGACTGGAAACCTGCATGATTGCACTTGCTATGGCTCACAAGGCCACAGGAGCCATGCCAAGCTAGCCAGCTGATTGAGGCATGGTTTCCTGGCCTCTGATAGGCATCTACCACCTCATCAATTCAGAGGGTGATGGGTTAAGTAGTGTGGTGCACCATGACCTTTTCTATCCAATATTTTGTCCCTTTTTCCCCCATGATGAACATGGTCACACTTGGAAATTGGAATGGAGGGGCCAATCATCTTTCCTCCCTCtatctttctttttaattttatcaatgAATTGGTTGGAGATCCAGGGCAAATGATGTTCTCATTGTGACCACTTTTTATGTATAGGCTATATATAAAGGTTTGATGGGATGGCCCTACTTCTGTACCGTTATTTCACATAATCATTAGTTTGTCCTTGCCGAAATTAGTTAGACCTCCTTTGGAATTAAGAAATTTAGAGATTTTTCAGAGAGAAGTGAAATAGTTCCTGTAAAATTCCTACTcattccatcctaaaatgtagctatttttagagtttaaatttgTTCCAATATATAGCTGTTTCTCCATCTGCACCattatctcaaccaatcatgCATAAACATCTCCCATTTAActttacatattttttctcaAACCATCACAATCTTTCACAATTTAATTaccctattttttaaaaaaaatagaaatatttagatttttttgaCACCGAAATATTTAGATTCGGGGATGAAGAGAGTATGTTTCACAACCGTTACTTTGATATGGTGTAGAAGAAATCACAACCGGTAAAATATCATGgatccttgaaaaaaaaaataaagggcaGCTGGCTGAAAAGGGTCATAAAAACATGCTCCTTTCTTTTTTCAGGTGAAACAAAGTCGAATTTTGAATAGGAAAAGTCAGCAGCTACAGTTATACTAAAAAGGTGGGCATAATAATTGTTCTATCAATGAATAAAAACAAACAAGTGGGGAAAATACCAGCCAACTCTAATGCAAACATTGACAATAATACAGACATTCAACTACTAATAAGAagccattataaaaaaaaattatcaactaaggctatgtttagttcctaCGTAGaaacttttcaccctgtcacatcgaatatttgatacatgcatgaagtattaaatataaaaaaacttattacacagattgcgtgtaaattgcgagacgaacttttaagcctaattgcttcatgatttgacaatgtggtgctacagtaaacatgtgctaatgatagattaattatgcttaataaattcttaTTAGTagttaatactttaaatatgtgtccatatactTTAAATAGTTTattgacggattctgtaatttgttttgttattagtctatatttaatactttaaatatgtgtccatatatttgatgtgacacgtcaaaacttttcaccgctggatctaaacacagccttaagatTCTCCTGTCTTGCTTTTGTGAGTAAGTTCTAATATAAGTCCCCTGTTTGCTGATTCCCTTTGAATATATTCTTCGACATACACATCCACCCATACTCGATGACaaaaacagttggaaacagctCTTCATGGAAATGCTACATTGGCCAATCATGCTCTTTATTTACTCAACGGAATTATGGGAATGCTACCCTAATTATTTATTAGATGGAGGGTGATAGTTGGTACTGACAAAAATTCCTTGTTGTCAGCTTACATTAAGCCAAGATTTAAGGGACACTTCTCTTGCTATGGTACTGAAGCTTTTTCTTAGAGCTGCTTTAATAGACAACCTATCATACCCCTTCTTTAGCTATAGAGAATCAATTCCATCAACCCCACCATTCTAAACTTTGTTACAAAtcagatttcctttttcttttgcgaTTACCCGAAAGACCAACACACATACAACATATACATCACTATACACGCAAAAAATTCCTAGCTCACAAAATTCTTATTCACAAATGAACCCTGATTAATAAAGTCTttatttttagagaagggtatttttacttggcctctatatccaaccggaaATATGTAGCCCTTTTAAATTAGTAACCGAACTCAGAGCTTtgggtgctactcaggtcactgcaacacTAGACTACATGTTGTTTCACGATTAATAAAGTCATACAATTATGATTCCATGACCATATATTTGGCGCTGCTCTACTAAATCCCTCTAAAACATGGACCAAAAAAATTCATATGGTGAGAGTTGCAACTTACACTTATTGGTAAACAAAAATTCCAGAGCTCTCTCAGCAAAAAtcattcttttttgtttttgatacattatatactccctccgttccaaaaaaaaaagacaaaccctgattttcgtgtccaacgtttgaccgtccgttttatttgaaaaaattatgaaaaaaattaaaaagataagttacgcataaagtattaatcatgttttatcatctaacaataatgaaaatactaattataaaaaaattcatataagacggacagtcaaacgttgacaCGGAAAATcatagtttgtcttttttttttttttacggagggagtagactgCAATTTGCAGGTAGGACTACATAACTACCCACGACATGACATCATGCCAGCCGATCCGGACCATCCGTTACTTAAAAGTGGACGGCCAAGATGAGCCAAAAGTCAGCGGCACAGTCGCACAGTAACGGCAAGGACTGACGaccctgaaaaaaaaacctcGTAGCCTCGCAAGAAATTCAGTCGCGTCTGCATACAGGTCATCCATCTCTCTCACTCTGCCTCGCCGGGAAGCAGCAGCGAGCGAAGTAGTAGGCGAGAGAATCCGAGCGAGGAAGAAAGCCCGAGCCGAGGAGCGCTTTAAAGcgggaagaagaaagaaagcgCGCGAGTAAagaaaagggaggaggaggaggaggaaagagagCCGTCGTTTTCGTTCTCCTCTGCTTCGCCTCGGCCACGCTGCGGCCACCTCCTTTCTGCCACGGCAAAAGCCTCCTCGGGATGCTCCACTGATCGTCTTCTACTTACTCCTCTTTCTTCCAGCTTGGCCGGCGTGTGGCTGATTATTCCAGAATTTCCATTAGCTTAATCACCGGATCAAGAAGAGTGAGAGAAAGGGGGGAGAGGCTCTTTTCTGTGGGATGACAGATTCCGTTTTGTAGGAGCAGCGCACCATTTCagacttcttcctcctcctcctcttcttctttccgTTGTGCTTGCCGCTTTTCTCTACTACCTTTTCCACTGTTGCGAAGTCGGGTTGGTgggtgattgattgattgttctTTCCTTCCTCGTGAGGGTTCTTGCTTCTTGGCTTCTTGGCCGCTTCTTGAGTTGGGGCTAGCTGGTTCTTTTGCTGTCTCTGTCCCGTCAAACTGAAGCGAGCGAGAGATTGACCGGGTGGGTGATTCTTCTTCGAGGAGCTTCTTCTTGGAGCTCGTGAGAGTGGAGTGATCGAGGTGGTGGTGTGAGAGCAGTAGACAGGTTTTTCTTGGGGAGCTTGGAGGTAGCCGGagttgggggaggaggaggaggatggccgccgcgccgccgcccaaggCCGACGAGCTGCAGCCGCACCCGCCCAAGGAGCAGCTCGCCAGCGTGTCCTTCTGCATCACCAGCCCTCCGCCATGGCGTACGTGCGCTCTGCTTCTCTACTTCACTTCAGGGTTTCTTAATTTTTCTGATCTCGAATTCTCGATTGCTGCTTAAAGTGTTCTTTGTGATTTGTCCTTTCGTGTTGTTTTTTGTCCATgcttttgtttggttgatgctTGAGTTTTTCATCGGTGGATACGTGTGGTGATCATCTGTTTATGTGAAAGTGGAATGTTAGTACTGAACTTTTGTCCTACTTTTGGTTTGATGCTGATGCTTTTGCGTATAAAATTGTGTATTAGTTTGTACGACAtgcttttgttcttcttttctctcgTTAGTTCTAGTATTTTCTTACTTTGCTCAGCTGAGGAAAAGGAGACTTTTGATTAACTAGTCTATAAAGATTAAGTTCACCTTTTAAAGTTTTAATCCATCATAAAAAGGGTTTTGAATTGCAAATTCTTTATGCAGTTGCCTAGCAGTAAACTGTGTGTATGTTCAGTTCAGAGATGTGTTCAAGTatatatgctattttttttctctgaacttGTTATCTTATCTTATATGCAGCCGAGGCCATTATATTAGGATTCCAGCATTTCATTGTTATGCTGGGCACCACTGTCATCATACCGAGTGCACTTGTACCTCAGATGGGAGGAGGAAATGTGAGTCCCAAAACTTATGTGTTACAGTACATCTCTTAGTTCTATTCACTTGCTTGACAATTGATTTCAGTACTACTGAAGATTTATCAGTGTtaatttacacaaaaaaaatttgaaccTCTACATGCTGAATATCTGAATAATTGCTTCTTTATATCAGGATGAAAAAGCTCGGGTAATTCAGACGCTGTTGTTTGTTGCCGGAATAAACACCTTGTTCCAAACATTCTTCGGGTCTCGTCTCCCCGTTGTGATGGGTGGCTCATACACTTTCGTCGCACCAACCATCTCGATCATTCTGGCTGGACGTTACAACAATGAAGCAGACCCTCGTGAGGTAGTGCCCAGTGGTTTTGGTCTTCGGATTAGCGGTGTCTCTGTCTATttatgacattttttttgtggggggtGAAAGCTAACAATTTTCTGCTGTTGTTGTTGTAAAGAAATTCTTACGGACCATGAGGGGAACACAAGGTGCTCTCATCATCGCGTCGACGATTCAGATGATACTTGGTTTCAGTGGTCTCTGGCGCAATGTTGTTAGGTTGGTATGGTTTTGGTCTTTATTTGATTGAAGCTAGAGCTGTGTCGTgtagagttttgatttttgcAATTAACTGTCCTGTATTATTTTTGCAGGTTGTTGAGTCCATTGTCTGCGGTTCCTCTTATTTCACTTGTTGGATTTGGGCTTTATGAGCTTGGTTTTCCAGGGGTTAGTAGTTCTGCtccttctatttttttatgttcttaAATCCTGAATataccttcatttttttttttggaaaaatggATGCAGGTAGCTAAGTGTGTGGAAATTGGTCTTCCAGAACTCATCCTACTTGTTGCATTTTCTCAGGTATTAATGTTACTTTACTACTCTCTGCATAGTCAGAGCAATAGTAACATATTTTACATACTGATCATGTTTGTATTCTTGATAGTATTTGCCTCAAGTGTTACATTTTGGGAAGCCTATCTTTGGCCGGTTTGGTGTTCTTTTCACTGTTTCGATAGTGTGGCTTTACACGTACATTCTCACAATTAGCGGTGCTTACAAGAATGCTCCACCAAAGACACAGGTGCATTGCCGTGTTGATCGCTCAGGCCTTATTTCAGGAGCTCCTTGGTAGGATTCTAGAATAACCATAGTATTATTCCGTGCTTTTATTTCGATGGAAATCCTTACAaggtgttgatttttttttgtaggaTTAGAGTTCCTTATCCCTTTCAGTGGGGAGCTCCAACTTTTGATGCTGGTGAAGCCTTTGCAATGATGATGACTTCATTTATTGCTCTTGTGGAGGTTGGTCTGCAGTACTTAATCAAGAATAGAAAGAAAAGGCTATGCTAGCATGCATTCTAAGCTATCCATTTAGAAGTAATAATATGATAAAATTTTGCCCTGTAGACAACTGGAGCTTTCATTGCTGCTTCAAGGTATGCAAGCGCAACTATGATACCTCCATCAATCATTAGTCGGGGCATCGGTTGGCAGGTAAGTGAATCAATTGTGCCTTTTGTACCATAGAATTTGTCCCATCTTCAATTTGTTACATTGATTATCCTAAAACATTATCTTCAGGGAATCAGCATCTTGATTGattctttttttgggacggccAATGGAACCTCAGTTTCAGTGTAAGTATAGCGTTAGTGGATAATTAGAACCGTCAATCCTTGATTGCTCAGAtagttcctttttttccctttttctaacTGGGAGTGTGAATTTGGTATTCACAGGGAGAATGTTGGTTTACTCGCTTTGACACATGTTGGCAGCAGGAGAGTAGTGCAAATATCTGCTGGTTTCATGATCTTCTTTGCTATCCTTGGTAATTCTGCTCATGTCCTTATAGCTATcttaacatatttttttgttgtgtAGAAGTCATTTTCTCTGCCACACTTGGCTAGgctaattataaattattttgatgaACCAGGAAAATTTGGAGCACTTTTCGCATCCATTCCATTGCCTATATTTGCGGGCATGTACTGTATTTTCTTCGCTTATGTCGGTAGGTTGAGATGCCTGAATCAAATAAACATCAGTTCCTTCATCTGATAATTCTCAACATATTATTCCGCTGTAATGATTCACTGTTCCTTCCATGCGCAGGTGCCTGTGGTTTGAGTTTCCTTCAGTTTTGCAACCTAAACAGCTTCAGGACCAAATTCATCTTGGGTTTTGCTTTCTTCATGGGGATCTCAGTTCCTCAGTACTTCAATGAGTACACAGCTGTTGCAGGTTATGGACCAGTGCACACTGGTGCCAGATGGGTATGAGAAATGCTACATCCTACAGaatcctcctttttttttcttcatatctTGTTCTTTGTTCTGATCACTTGATGATAATCtttgctctctcttttttttcagttcAATGATATGATAAACGTGCCGTTCTCGTCGAAGCCGTTTGTCGCGGGTCTTGTGGCCTACTTCCTCGACAACACGATCGAGACGCACAATAACACGGTGAGGAAGGATAGAGGCTACCATTGGTGGGACAAATTCAGGAGCTTCAAGAAAGACGCGAGGAGCGAAGAATTCTACTCGTTACCGTTCAATCTGAACAAGTTCTTCCCTGCTGTCTGAATGATCTAGCAAATGTCACCCAAGCAAAAATGGTTCATGTCTGAACATAATTCTGCTGGCCTTCTTCAGTGTTGCTGTGCGTCAGTTTTGTGTACTTATAATAGGCGAATCTTACTAATTGGACAACGGAGATGTGCCTTAGAATGGGAATATCATGTCTATTTTTTTGTCCTACAATGATTTATGTGTCATTACCTAGGTCTTTCTCTTATCAAGTTGTCAATGACCCAATGTACATGTGGCTTTTCTATCGGATAGTATTAGTATCACATTTAACAATATGACCTGATGCTGATCTGCAATTTAGTGAGTAAAATACTGAAGCTGTCAATGCACATGTGGCTTCCTCAGTACAGATATAGGAGTAATAATCATCAGCAATCTGGCCTGATGTTCTTCTGCCCTTTTTTGGGTTAAGTAAATAGTGAAGCGTTTTATGCTATTCCTACTCCTGTTACTTGTAGACAGCTCCATCGTTGGCTTATAGCCgtagccaaaatttaaacttagctaaattttaatttttaatactcaattttagagttaattttgagGGTTTTTTCACCATAAgattataagttttttttaccgTAGTTTATTTCCAACATTAGCTTTTAAATCACTataaacacgtatataaaagttttactcataaattatttatttttagttacTCAATTCAGTTTTGCACGGCTTATCAGTTCCATCTGAATTGTTAATTTGCACCTTGCATTGCTCCATGTGCTTGGCAATGTTTGTTCTGTATTCTGGTTATTAATCAACTGTTAAAGAAGCCATCTGGAATTCGGGGATGGGCCTACAGATTGGAATTCATAAGAGCCCATTGGGCCTATGCCTTGCAGTCTCCTTcgagttttttattttttaatccagTCTCCTTTGAGTTGTTGGCTTGTTGCATGAGACTTGACATGCTTTAAGCTCTAGCACATTGGACCGAGTCGTAATTTACAGCGTAGAAGTTACGATGTTTTGGTGGAATTTTACAAAGTATCCATTTCAAATATTGCCACCTCAGAATTCACCAGTCAGGAATTTCACATGACTCTCATAGGATTTAGTTCAAATTATATGAAAATCCTCCAAAAATCTTCCATTTCAGAGGATGCCAAATTCATAGTAGCAAGTTGACAGCAGCGAATCCTACAGAGCACACCTATCCAGTGATAAAATGGCAGCACAGGTGTGTCTCCAACAGAAAGATCATGTGACTGATTTGAAATGTCATTTGATTGGCACACTTCAAATCTTGCATGGATCTCATCACACAACCGAATTGCAGTTTCAATGACGAAGAGACTTGATACCAATTACTACCTAGTATTCTTGGCATGCCAACTTCCATCTGCTAGGGCTTTGTGTGGCTGGCAATTGAAATCTGGCCCCCAAAAATGGGAGAGATGATGGCATCAGAGCCCCCAAAATCTGCATGGAGTTGAGGCCCATCCTCAATGCTGATGACAACACCTTCTATCATCATAGGGAAAATCCTCAACAACCATGATGCCATATGATATGATACAGCTCCTGAAATAGAGGAACAAGATCAGAGATTTGAGTACGGGTACAAAGCCCATGATACAAAAATGTCACAATAGTTGCAGATCGATGGCTTTTGATGATTTTGCATCTGCAGTGGTCATGGTTATACACAGGTCCAATCATGAATCATCATCATACAAGAAGACCCAATAGAATTCTCTGCATCAAATTGCATTGTGCGAATAGCGCAAATATAGCAACCGgcagaaatgtttttttttttaagccgGGCCTAGGCGGACCAAATTTACTTAAGAAAGGGGTATAAGAAAGGGGTATGTACATATTTACAAGGTTCCAACTTCGACAAGAGGCTGTCGAAGTAAAAGGATGTTGTCACAAGGGCAACTTcccgaaagaaaaaaacaattacatcaTGCTGTTGTTACTCTCCTAAAACTTTGAAAACCCTGGCTTCTTTCCAGACCATAACCTCCTCTTTAATCAAAGCAAAGAGGCTACCCGCTGTCCGGCTCTGACTCTGGAAAACACGTGCGTTTCTCTCCTTCCAAACCATCCAACAGACAAGCAAAACTAGCATGTCAAAAGCGCCCCTGCAGCTGGTCTGAACTCCTTGCCGCGCCAAGAGCCACCATTCCCCTAGTTCCAACCCTGCTTCAGCCGGCAGTTGGATGCCAATTCCAGCCCAACCCTTGATCATCCTCCATACTCTGGTGGTGTATGGGCAGGAAACAAAGAGATGCTCACAGTCCTCGTCGCTGCTGGTGCATAGTGAGCATGTTTGATGGTGTGGCCATCCGCGCTTGCTTAGGTTGTCGGCCGTTAGGCAACGGCATTTTTCTGCCAACCACATAAAGAACTTAACCTTTGTCGGTGCTCTCGTGTGCCAAACTAGATTGCCACAACGCGCCTTTGTGTTTGCCATAAAAAACATGTCATAGGCAGAGGAAGGGGTAAATCTTCCATTCGAGGCCCACTTCCATATTGTCTcatcctcttcccctcctcgcaGCTGCACCTCCTGGATCGCATCCCAAATTTGAAAGTACTCCCCAATGGCCCGGTTGGATGGAGCTCCTTTGATGTCGCGCACCCACCTATGGTTCTGTAGTCCTCTCGCCACTGTCAAACCCTTGTGCTCCACATGACTGAAGATTAACGGAAATCTCGCCTTTATGCTCCCAATTGGCAGCCAATCCGCAAGCCAAAACTTTGTGTTTTCCCCATCTCCCAACACTTGCCGTGTGGCTGAGAAGAACAGGTCATGCAACTCCTTCGGCTGCTTAGTCTCAACAATTGTCCAAGGTCTGTTGCGATGCTCTCCTCTCTTTGCCAACCATTTAAGCCGTAACGCCATGCCGAAGAAGTTTAGGTTTTTGATCCCCAAACCGCCCTTTTCATATGGCATACAGACCGATTTCCATGCCACTAAACAATGCCTGCCACTCACCTCCTCCTGTCCCTTCCACAGAAATCCCTGACACTTCCTATCAATCTCCTTGATCGTAGACTGCGGTAATTCGAGCACCGACAAGTAATGAACAGGCAGAGCGAAAAGAACTCACTTGATCAAGGTCGGACGGTCTCCAGTGGATAGGAACTTAGGCTTCCAACCGGCGAACTTCTTAGAGAACCGATCCAACAAAGGCTGAACATCTTGCTTCGTGAGCTTCCGGAGTGAAAGCGGCAGGCCCAGATAAGTGATTGGGAACGGCTCCAATCTACAACACAGAATTGACTACACCAAAATTGCCTGATCCTCTAAGCATCGGATTGTTGTTATTGCACTCTTCGCAAAATTTGCCTTCAAACCAGTTGCCTCCCCAAAGAGTTGAAGGATCGCTTTCATTACCCACGTATCTTGCTGCATCGGCCGGAAAAAGAGGACCGCATCATCAGCATACAAAGAAATCGCTGGTGGCCGCAGCCTGCCTCCCATCCCGCACATGGCGCCAGCTGAGATTGCCTTGTTTACCAGGGCCTGCAGGACGTCCATCACCAACACAAAGAGGAGTGGTGACAGCGGATCTCCCTGGCGCAACCCTCTCATCAAACTGATCGGGTCACATTCCTCCCCATTCATCCCCACTGTTGTCCGTGCCGTGCATAGCAGCGAAAAAACCCAGCGTCGCCAGCGCATACCAAACCCTCTGTGTTGAAGCAGCTGCAGTAGAAAGGGCCAAGAGACTGAGTCAAAAGCTCTTGAGATGTCCAACTTAAGAAGGACCATTGACTGGTGTTCTGTGTGAAAACGACGAGCCATGCCTCTGACAAACATGAAATTCTCATGGATCGAGCGTCCCCTTATGAAGGCCGACTGCGTGTACGGAATCAGGTCCCCCATTCTGCCCGCCAGCCTTGTTGCCATCAACTTGGTCGCCAAGTTTGAGAAGTTGTGGATCAGACTTATTGGTCGGTAATCCTTCAAGAGCGCCGACGCTTCTTTCTTCGGAAGAAGGATGATCACAGCCGAATTCAATCTCTCAAGGTTTTGCGAATTGCCGGAGAAGAATTTCTGGAGGCTGCTAAGACATTACACTTGATTGTATCCCAGCAAGCTTGATAGAAAAGCCCTG comes from the Oryza glaberrima chromosome 9, OglaRS2, whole genome shotgun sequence genome and includes:
- the LOC127784706 gene encoding nucleobase-ascorbate transporter 6-like; this translates as MAAAPPPKADELQPHPPKEQLASVSFCITSPPPWPEAIILGFQHFIVMLGTTVIIPSALVPQMGGGNDEKARVIQTLLFVAGINTLFQTFFGSRLPVVMGGSYTFVAPTISIILAGRYNNEADPREKFLRTMRGTQGALIIASTIQMILGFSGLWRNVVRLLSPLSAVPLISLVGFGLYELGFPGVAKCVEIGLPELILLVAFSQYLPQVLHFGKPIFGRFGVLFTVSIVWLYTYILTISGAYKNAPPKTQVHCRVDRSGLISGAPWIRVPYPFQWGAPTFDAGEAFAMMMTSFIALVETTGAFIAASRYASATMIPPSIISRGIGWQGISILIDSFFGTANGTSVSVENVGLLALTHVGSRRVVQISAGFMIFFAILGKFGALFASIPLPIFAGMYCIFFAYVGACGLSFLQFCNLNSFRTKFILGFAFFMGISVPQYFNEYTAVAGYGPVHTGARWFNDMINVPFSSKPFVAGLVAYFLDNTIETHNNTVRKDRGYHWWDKFRSFKKDARSEEFYSLPFNLNKFFPAV